The sequence below is a genomic window from Candidatus Obscuribacterales bacterium.
CCAGCCAGCGCCGCGAAAGGGGAAGAGGAGCATATGACAGGGAAGATCGATGGAAATCTCCGTATCAGGGTAAACCATTACCACACCCCATGCCGCCAAGTTGGGGACCTCCCTGCTTGTTACCCATGCAGGACGGCGCTCAACCGGTGGGCAGGTCGGATTCACTGCGTCGGACAAAAGGACCCAGTCTAATTATCCTTATGAACTGAGCAGCGGCAGTTGCAATGAGAACCATGTTCAAGCTCTTGAGCGGCGCCCTACGAGTGCGTCCAAGGTCGAGTAGATGTGAGTTACTCCAACGCGCGTGCAGCTCCATCTGTTCTTTTCCACCGGCACACGAGATGAAAGCAAGAATGTCGTTGCGTTTCTATTAGTCGTTAATTATCATGCAGTATGTAAATTCACCTGTTAGAGACCTATTCTATGTCAAGCCTTCTGACCACCTATGCCCAGCAAGAGCAACAGATGAAGGAGCTTGCTGAGCAGCTTGAGAAAATGAAATCCGATCCCCGCCTCCAGGCTGAGATTGAGTTCAAGGAAAAGCTCGAGTCGCTGATGAAGGAGTATGGCAAGAGCGCCTCTGAAGTGTTGGACCTTTTAGATCCTCAGCGAGCGCGTTCAGCATCCCAGCCGACCACACAGCGTCGTAAGCGCAAGCTGAAGATCTATAAAAATCCCAACACCGGTGAGGTTGTCGAGACCCGTGGTGGTAACCAGAAGACCCTTAAGGCCTGGAAGGACGAGCACGGTGACGAAACCGTCGAGTCCTGGCTGGTTCGCACCGAGGAATGATGCAGCTGTATCCGCTGACACAGCTTGATCCTGGAGTCCCATACCGCGATAAGCGGTATGGGATTTTTTTCGGTGTGATGGTGGCTAGGTTACTGCTGTATCTCCAACCTGCATTTTTTTATCTGAAATTCATTATAATAATGAAGGCGGTTTATACCGCCTTCGACAGAGCCTTAGTTATGTAAACAGTCGCTGTTGGGCCTCTGTTTCTGGAGATTGGGAGGGGTAAAAGACTTTACTGTTTTCTCCGTTTTCTTCAATTGGTTCAATGCTTTGACTTGCTGGTATCATCCTCAATGCCTCTTCAAGACGAGCCTTTATGGCAGCTTGAAGCTTATCCTTTTCGCCGAGCGCGTCAGTGAACCAGTCGGTCGACCAGATGCGGTGCAGGTGCCACCCCTTGCCCTCTAGAATTTCCTGGCGGAGTCTATCTCGATCACGGGCAGAGCGTGATGAATGGTAGGTTGCCCCATCACACTCTACTCCCAGCAGGAAGCCGTAAGGGTAATCGGGATGACGCACCCCGATGTCGATAAAGAAGCCCTGCACCCCAACTTGAGGCACAGCTTCAAAGCCCATTCCCTCAATCACTTGGATCACATGACGCTCGAAGTCTGAATCAGGCT
It includes:
- a CDS encoding histone-like nucleoid-structuring protein, MvaT/MvaU family → MSSLLTTYAQQEQQMKELAEQLEKMKSDPRLQAEIEFKEKLESLMKEYGKSASEVLDLLDPQRARSASQPTTQRRKRKLKIYKNPNTGEVVETRGGNQKTLKAWKDEHGDETVESWLVRTEE